A genome region from Manis pentadactyla isolate mManPen7 chromosome 5, mManPen7.hap1, whole genome shotgun sequence includes the following:
- the C5H4orf33 gene encoding UPF0462 protein C4orf33 homolog, with protein MNFKIEHTWDGFPVKHEPVSVRLDPGDGGVMMEVRAPFFSDPPAPLAESGKPFNELWDYEVVEAFFLNDITEQYLEVELCPHGQHLVLLLSGKRSVWKQELALSFKVSRGETKWEGRAYLPWSYFPPNVTKFNLFAIHGSKDKRSYEALYPVPQDELQQGQKPDFHRLEYFKPFTFNTLLGEEWKQPESDLWLTEKPDV; from the exons ATGAATTTCAAAATTGAACACACTTGGGATGGTTTTCCAGTGAAGCATGAGCCAGTGTCTGTCAGGCTGGATCCCGGTGATGGAGGAGTGATGATGGAAGTTAGAGCTCCGTTTTTCAGTGATCCTCCAGCCCCACTTGCAGAATCAGGAAAGCCTTTCAATGAACTGTGGGATTATGAAG TTGTGGAAGCATTTTTCTTGAATGACATAACCGAACAGTATTTAGAAGTTGAACTTTGTCC CCACGGACAGCATTTGGTGCTTTTACTCTCTGGAAAAAGAAGTGTTTGGAAA CAAGAACTTGCTCTATCATTCAAAGTATCTAGAGGAGAGACAAAATGGGAAGGCAGAGCTTATCTTCCTTGGAGTTATTTTCCACCAAATGTAAcaaaattcaatttatttgcaATTCATGGATCAAAAGATAAAAGAAGCTATGAAGCTCTTTATCCTGTACCTCAAGATGAACTGCAACAAGGACAAAAACCTGATTT ccATCGTCTTGAATACTTCAAGCCTTTCACTTTTAATACACTACTTGGAGAAGAATGGAAACAACCGGAATCAGACCTGTGGCTAACAGAGAAACCTGATGTATAG